The nucleotide sequence CAACACTTCTCGCAAATTCGCTTTTGTTAAGATTTAAAGACTTGACAAGACTAATTGTAATCACATCTGTGACGGCATATTGTAGCTCGGagatataaaatgaaatgtatttGCATGCTTTCTAATTTACAGTGACACTACGGTAGGGCCCAAAATGCTTGTTTCTAACAAAAGCCACTGCTTTCAactaaaattacatataaaagttTATAgctaataaaactaaattttattgccacttatttgaaaaaacttaattagcTATAAGTTTTTAGTAGATCTGAAAGTATCTCGCCATTTCTTTAGCAGCGAGGGACACACTACCGTTACAGCTTAAGGTTAGACGCCAATTTTATGCTAGCactacaaatgtatgtgtgccTACTTGTACGAGAATTCATACTTATATatagtacatgtatgtatgtatgatatctaaataagaaaagtaaattttaaagcgctttgtGTGCCGGTTAaatgcttatacatatataaacttaTACTCGCAGAGGACACAGAAAAAACACGGGAAAGCATTCTACTTCatgtaacaaaacaaaataacaacaacattattTAACAACAAACACTCAGTTGTACTTGTAATACAAATTAAGACAAAAAGCAgcaatataagaaaaaactatgAAGATCActttgtgcacacacacacgtacgtaTATAAATATGCTCACATTACATTGCCTCTCCTCTCTGACAAGTAATCATGGGTGAATCACGTGAAGCGTTCGTGCGCCCGCCAAGCGTCTGGCATCGACGACTGCGTGTCACCCAAAAATACACCGCAATACTGGTGCGACGcttcatgaaaataaattagcaaactaaaattaaattaaaatacgcAGCACGCATTAAACAGTTGCGTTGCCGCTAGTATTAGCCAGGCGAAAAGTTTTCATTTCGATACACTGTAGCATAAAAATAAAGACTTTTAAGAGGAAGGAATATGCAGGCAGGCAACCAGACTCTAGGAATTAGAAGAGTGggaataatgtaaattttaatatacgtGCGTGGAGTATTCATGCAAACGACTCAATTTTCTATGATGATCATTTTTGCGGGATTTTGGCGAAGTAAACTACATAACTTGAAGCGTCTTACTTTTATATCAATAAAATGATGATTTTTCACGGGCAACTTTATACTTTATAAAGTGCTTTTTGCCGACagatattgaaatttaattatttacattttaaattttgaatattttcattttagcagcaacatacatgcatacgagtataaataaaatcaattgtttattttaaaaatatgcttgttcaaatatctacgctttatttattttttattccttgtTTTACCATTAACTCAAATTTTGTTGTGCCTCCGCTCTTTAGCACATTTTGAAGCGCCCACTCATCGCTTTCTACGAATGTTGTTGAGTTATTTTtgaaaccaaatcaaaatatttcatttgaaaatcttgaataaattatatttatttttgttcaacaaTGAAGAGTGAAGGAGCTTCAAGTGAGGAAGTGGTGGAGGGAGTAACCAAGTGTCCTAGTTAGAGTATGCTATGCCtgtgctatatacatatatatatacattaatacattaaaatttattaaaaaaaatcactacCGTCAGTAACagattccatttttgtttagaaaagtgaaaattaatcttaaaattttcttttcactgGCTCACGGTAAGGAAATAAACTAGATAAATATATGGTAATGTGGATGGAACTGAACACAGGTTgatcaaaatatatgtatgtaggtacatacattATTGTCTCTCTAAGTGTCATTTCTGTCGGGTGTTgagaaaattttctcaaattggATACATAAACTTGAACGATATTTTGCGGTGTGACACACCTCTCAAACAAACGGTATCTGGGGCACTAAGTTCTGTAATCGTAATCGCTAACaatggtttttaaaaatttatttatactatGAAACATTTGATTTCTTATCATAAACAGATgcattgaatgcattttttcgaAAGCGTATTTTTCCCCTTAGGCTGTTTTGTCTGAGCCCACTAAAAATGTACTTGTATCTGAAGCATTCTGTAAAagctcgaaaaattaaaaacaaaaaaatcgaagagCCTCATAAATTGTCCATTATTTAACGCCAAAACTGTGTCAGTCTTCAAGAATCTTAAGAAacctataaaattatttaattcgaAAACATCATCGCACTTTGTGGCATGCAACAGCCTTAATGAGTAATTAAAAAGCTCGCTAATGCCTAATAATAAATACGGAAAAACATGTGACCGAAAGTGGGCAGATATTTGGTTTTCTGCCATATTTTACAAACTGAATCAGTGCTTTGTTGCTGGTTGTGTCATTGAAAATTATTGAGTGCACCAATCATGTGCGTCAATAAACGTTTCCTGCaatacgtatatgtatgcatatgtaaatatttataaataaaattcatgtgCTGCAAGTGCTTTAGGCTTTTGGAAAAACTCCACCTATAAAATTCATGGTTGATTCCCATTTCCCATGGTTGTTAATGCATTATTTCTGTGCTAGTCTATTAGCCGTAAAATGCACAGAAAGTATTTCAAGTGGGCATTTGCCATTGCCATTGACTATTTGATAATCTTGTTGCGAGCGCATTGGGTGTACATTCAGTTGATTGAAGTGTCGTCGTTTGACTATTGTCGTGCAATTTTCATACTTTCGCCAAATCAATTTTACTGATTTTGCTTACATTCGGAAAAATTGCACCCGAAAGTCTctaattgtaaatttatttgcctacaaaatatttcatttaaatcctTATAAGTTTTTTCTTAACCCCGtgcaattgttttctttttctctatCCAGCTTCGTTGGGTGATTGCACTTAACGTtgtatgtatcgggtgtttttttagctgcatgagaactatgggtaggtttttgttgttgttgtaacagtataACAATTCCCCATGTATGTACAGGCAATAGAGTAACAAGTCCTTGGCCAATATTTCTGTTCTGTTCCGGGTCATTCCggaaacgtagaaccgactgtcgtgggaatgaGAACTATCTATGtcgataactatgatttgacaGCTGAGCAGTTTGTCGACATTTCTGTtcggtaaggtttggcaagtaaccatgaatcgtttaacggtaaattgtggaaatttacttggacaaaaataaaaataaaaaataaatctgttcgcgaatttGACCGAGCGGCTGTTACGTTGAATGGCGAGCGCTGCCGAGCCATGCTGCCTGAATCTTGgtttccaaaattatttatttatttatttaaagagaaATAATTCTTACTACACTCAAATctaaagcactggctgccagggtcGTCGTCtagttccaaaaattaatcagctatacatcgacgacatttggctcCAATGAGACGGCATAACTTGACGGTATATGCCGAataacatattcaaaaaataagtcccatgaaattatctaccatattataaaaaaaatcattcctacaatatttctgttctgtgttACCAAGCTCTTAACAAATCACCCGttacttgtaaatattttttattaaaattttataaacgtcTGCAATTTTGGCGCTTCCTGAACTTTACTATTATTGCTTcatggtaattttttaaaaaatttgacagCTCTTCactattaatttattcaattttactttttttgaatattttccgaTATTGCACACAAACTCCGTTATTAGATGGTTTTAATGCGCTTTTGTTAGGGAGAAATTACAATTTCTAAATATCCAATTAAAATGACCAGTTTCAGCGTAGTGCTGCattgtaatttttcaattacCAAATAGTTGTTATTGTCTTTGCTTCAATGCATAACAGTAAACGTAAAAAGTTgtcttaaaaatatgtttaacgaCGAAAAGTCAGGCTTGCTGAACAACCCAAATGCAACGCCATATATTTTGCTGACGTCACATGAAGTCAAAACCAACTAAAAGTATTTTTACAAGCGTTTAATAAATGAGGTGCATATTTCGAAACAGCAAAATAAGTAGTTGGGCGctgcagaaaaacaaaaacgaagtcCGCAAAAATCCCTAAAAAGCATGCAGCACACGGAACAGCCAAACCGGCTTCGACGTGAGGCGCACATACGCATGACTTGCATATTACCGCTGCAACGCTTTTTGCGTAAAACCCGAAGTGACTGCCTTACAGGTTGTAATAAACAAGTACCTTCACGCAGGCGCTGTTATGGGTAGGCAAAATTCGACCGTTGTTATGATCGCAGCTAATTGAGCCCGCAGAAGCTCAATTACAATTTAAAGCCAgaggaataaaaaaagaataaaaaccaATCAGAGAAAGAGTATAAACATGCAACCCAAATTtctaaagaaatttaataagcaAACGCCGGTAAAGCTTATCAATGCCGCCGTATGCTTCGCGCGTGGGCAACTATCTGCGATTCGTTGACCGCTTTGGTCGCCGATAGGGAAGACACCGCTAATTTTTACAATCAAGTCAAACAAGAAGTGTAAACCTGTTGCGTGTGAATTGAATAATTTAATGCTAAAAGGAGTTGCCTCGAACCATTTTACGTTGTTCTTCTGCTGCTATCGCCAACTGCTTGCGCCAACACCACAAGCCAGACAACTTCATACATACCATATGCACCTACATACGGGCACCCACCAGCAACTGCTGATCAAGCGTTTATCATGCGTTGGCCGCATGATCTTTGAAGGAAAAAAGACGCCAACGTGGTAGAAAAGCGTTGCAATGCAGCGCAACCGCGACAATAAAGCAAGAAAAAGCAGGCAGACAAGCTCTCAAACTAaaagtgcatacacacatacacacacatacatacgctgCACAATgcacgtttataaataaaaatcaatacatTTCCTTTCCGCTTGAGCGACGCTGTCCACAGCCCAGAGCCCATAGCCCAAGAGCCCAACATCAGTTGACATTCCAACTCGAATACTTGTcttcatgtatatgtatgtgtctgtgTAGTACACAAGTGCTTGTAATAATTTGCAGAGAGCGCCACCTACCGCCTGCTCAGCCTCTGCCAACAATCGGCCGACCGATCGATCGTTTACACTTGTCGTTGCGAGTAACGCAGCTGCACATCTGTTAGTGTGAATTCTGTTTCTTCTCGACTTTCTCGATTGCTtccagtttatttatttctcacaTCGAATATAATTCGCATTAATGCACGCATGCAGCGATTGATGACTTGCTTGCAGTAGGCTGGCTGGCTGACCGATCGACTGACTGGCGCGGACATATTGACCGGATCCCTTTTGGGTTTACAGTGCAGTAATCGGTATAAATGAGTTGGAGGGGAGCGAAACTGATCGTGCGACTGATCGAcctaataaataaaggaaaacgaGAATTCAGGTCAATCACTGATAGGCGTTTGGTCTTCGCACAAGCCACTGACCTCATTGCCAATGAAAAGCTATAAATAAACATAGAAAGGCGAAGAGTGGCTTAATGAAAGTATTTGAgtttaaattatgtaatttgCGTTTTATATATGTGGTTTCTGTTAAAAAAAGGAGTTAATATATGGCAATTGCACTGAAATTCACTTGGAAATTGATTGCAGAACGTGCCCGAATATGTTATACAAATTGATATAAATTTATATCTGTTTAggattgttataaataaatgtatctgCAGTATCTTTGAGTGCCATGAAATGCTTGCTACCAGTAGAGCTGTTAACACACAGAAAGATATCAAATGCACCATGTCGAAtgcaaatatgtaactaaatacACCCACCGCCtttcaaaaatatgtcaaaCCCGGATAAAAGTGAAATCGAAATCCTGTTGTATCAATAAATGTGAATAAACACTTTCCCAGGCAAGCATACATACGGGTGCATAAAAGATAAACACTACAGAGTCAAAATGAAGCTGGAAGCAGGTGCAAACTTTCTGCTCTAACAGCCATCAGCTTCCAAGCGGTGTGTAGGCGCGTTCAGCCACGAATCGAGCTCAAAGAAATGTCCAACTTTGCGCAGTCAAACATTATCACTCACCATAGTGTGTGTGCGTattcacacacatgcacatataattTCGCATACATCTTTTATCGAGCTATTGGCCTTCTCCCCCTTTTTGAGACATGTATAGTAATGTTGTCCTACAAATGGATGAGCCTACCGATTCCGTTAGTCATATGTTTTGAGGAGAAGCTATTTTTGGCTGAAATGCTCGCGGAGACTTGCCATTGCCGCTATTTTGAAGTTTCATTTACAGAATAAGCATCGAACCTGTGACCAACCGAATGATAGTTGCGCACAAAGAGAGCTCTCCCTACGCCAGTTGTTTATGTCTAGCGATTATTTTGCTATCTCGATAGTTTTGATATGTCGGCTAACTCAATATTTATGACCGATAAGAACTTGAATTATCATAGGGCAATTCAAACAACACCAGTCAATAAAATTCTGCTAACCAACCGTCCAAGGAACCACATgctggtatatatgtatgtatgttataagCGAAAATTAAGCGCCACTGTGTCACTAGCTACAATCAAAACcagttcaattttattttcgacAACGTACAAcagcttaaggggttaggggtagtcagaggcccgaaaaaatgatgattttcacgaatttttttttgctacttaattaatttatttaacaaaaataaaaacatagcataaaaacatcatattttaacttgacttcaccaaaatttcaaaaaaaaaaatttataattgcaaaagttatcgctgtttgtgtgaagcccgtttctccagaagtcccttgcggtgaacatcacaagtccttgcagattcatctaaaaccaatcggatgagaaaaattatttttattgatagataatctcgagccggatcgaagctttttttttttccaaatgaacaaaatggcggcctcaggaaatatttttcagattttcgggaaaaaaccaacagttaattgttaaaaaaaaatcgaaatttttgaaaaaaaaaaaaatccttcgatcaggcacaagttttttatgtttttcaaaagctgtataaattttattgaaatctacgtagcggtttttaaagtaacagtgttcaccagtttgaaaaacatagttttgagaaaaacgcatttaaagttttgctatcggctccggagcggccgagcgccctttgttaattgttgaataacttgaaaagtatttgtcggattcacttcaaatttttacacaatatttttaaaatattatactttaagaaaatgcaaaaaaaaaatcgattttttgaaaattctgactacccctaaccccttaaacgaTTTCAACCTGATATccgatttacatacatacatatgcatacatgcatattaaTATCAAATAATAGCCGTTGTATTAAACTGTTGTGTTTTCGAGTTTGAGCTTAATCGTTCAGTAATcagactttttaaaaatattttaaatgcaatgcgATTGCTCTTCTTTTTCATTTGCCAATTCGATTTCGAATGTTGGCGATCACATAATTGTTCGATGCCACTGTATTTATTgaacgtacatacacacatgtacgcatgtatgtgtatatgcatgcgCGTCGAGAGTCGAGAAATGAAGTGCAAAAGTTTTGGTTGTCTTCTCCCGTAATTGGTTCTAATTGCTGGGTGTTGATGTTTGAAACTTATTGCTTCATATTAACGGCATATGTGACCACAGAAAggcacataaaaacaaaataataacttttattttaaatattattttcttagaTGAGGTTGTAATTGAGATTTTAGAGGAAATGATCACCGATAAATAGCATTATACAAGcagttgtataaaatttgtagtGTACACACAAAAAATCGGTACTGTCTTTTCatcaattataaaatttattacattctaAGACTTTCACCAACATCTTTCaaaggaaatattaatatttacattaGCGATGCTGATTTCAAAGTAACTCCGAAAATCTCATTTAGATTTCGTTGATAAAAtctaatttgatgaaatttaaaaCGACGTTTGTATATAATTGCGCAGTTCTAGCATGGATACGCAGgcgaagaaaaatataaaaatttaaaaaaattgtatgcaaactTTTTAAGTTTAAACTCTTCTAATATATTGGTaaacatttcttaaaatttcaatttttcaattttatttattcaaaactcgatttttggaggtattttcaaatcaaagaaccgcttttatttttaacattttttttttttgttgactgtGTTCGCtgtttttctccatataaaaaaatgtcgagcatGCGTTGAATAGAGAAGAACACCGCCgaaaaaacatctcaaaaatcaatgcgaatttTTTACCCGCTTGAAACTTGCGctttattgtatcaaaattcaatggactacaaaactgcatactcaaaagTTTTCcggaaattataattaaataacgctttttccatttttttccaactctaataaagaataaaaactcCACCGAATTCGCCGAAATCAGAGCGATAAAGTTGTTTAATGATTACATTTTATGGGATAAATGTATGAGAAATACTCACTtccaaaagcaaatttttgggTCAGTCGTGGCTACCCCACCCCTCAGCAATATTGCTTCACACCTTACGTACATACGAatgtgcatatttattttcttggttAACGTACTTTGTGTTACAAATGACAAGTGTGTAGAGGGTCTTTTAAAAGCCGCCTAGATGTTgtctaaaataaaacatgtaaaaatttagattctttcagtttcacattattcactactgacatctcggccgtcacttttgaaagaccctttataaatatgtaactatGTTCATTTATCAATGGAAGCAAGAAAACAACCATCACAACTAATTTTCAAATAGGCCAGCTGTGaaggcaaagtaaaaataacatTTAACACGAAAACCAATAATTATAGAAAACCTTAAAAACACCTTCACCTGTGTACTCTTGCACATATGTATACctattatacatatacatacatatgctcatATATAGGTCTATGAGACTATAGCAATTCAAATGCTGAGGTTGATAAGAATTCTTGATTCTTTGGCGACATCAAATCGCGCAATGCAATTTTGGCTGAACTATTTTTTGGCAGCAATACGGCCACCAGCTTGGGTTCATTGTTTCATTTTAATAGCGTGTTGTGATTTAaccgatttttttacaaaaaatgattGTCTGATGTTTTGATCGGATGATTTGCTGACGGTGATCGAGCCTTTTTTTATTGGcatgtttttacttttacgtTGTTCTAGCGCTTACAAAATCAAATAtatgcaagaagaagaagaattttgtAGTCGTTGACTTTCCGATATAGCCACTTTTTTGACTGCCACAAATTATACTTATAATAATTAAGGCATGACTATtgtgcaaacaaaaattaaattaactggaaatttattttccttttgttcTTTACTTCAATAAAACccgttctctctctctctatctctctctttaTAGCCGCTGCCGCAAGCGAGTTATCTTCGCGGACGATGAGGGTCAACCGCTAACCGAGGTGCGCGTCATGTCAGAACCGTCGAATGTGCCCCCATTGTGGAGCACGAAATTCTTGGAACAAATTACACAGGGCCTAGTTAGTCCACATCCGGCCGATCAATGGACCGTCGACTTCAAGCAACCAGCTTCAGATTATTTATCATTCAGGTGAGTTTGAAAAATCACTGAAGCATGTGACTGAAACACGATAGAAATCTAAATTTAATTAGTATGAAAAATTATAGAATTGCTATGATTTTCCGATAAACATACCAATCTGCATTTTTCCATTACAGGCAGAAGATCGACCGTGACTTTGTCTCACTTGAAAATGTGATTGTCAAGGATGAGGAATCCATTGTGGTGGGaacagtaaaagtgaaaaatatttcttttgagaAAGAAGTGATCGTGCGCGTCACATGGGATGACTGGAAGAGTCAACAGGACATATTCTGCACATTTGCACGGGTTAGTACAAAACGAGCTGCTGGCTAAAGTACGATAACCGTTggctttaacatttttcttacaGGCATATGGACCGGCAACCTTTGCTCACGTCGTATTCGAtacgttctccttcaaaatcaCATTGCCACCATCCTCGAAACGCTTAGAATTCTGTATTTGCTATCGTGCCAAATGTCAGGAATACTGGGACAATAGAGAGGTAAATCACGCTTAACCGTTAAACGCCAATAACAATAATACTCACTtattcctctctctctctctctctctgtccctattttatatatatactctCAGGGCAAGAACTATACCATAACGAAGCGTTCACCCTTCTACTACAATGCTCTCTCGCCCTATGACAAGAATACCTCTCGCAACACTTGCCGTGGTCATGTGACATCAGCACTTTCAGAAGCTTTGGCCAATTCCAAAGGAAATCAAGCCCAAAACAATTGGAGTCAGGAGTCGGGACCCTACTGGTAAATGTCATTACTTACAAGACAGTAAAGCTGTTGGTGAGAAAACTTGAATGAACAGTGAAGCTAAACAAGGAAAATTTCCTCAAATTCAACAGGCAACAAAAACGGGTCGAGGAGAAATATTGGTGAAGAAATATGTTAATAGGACGCGAACCCAAACGCGTTAGCGGCCTGGGTTGCGCGTCGGCGCGCAATCAACCCTACAAGCAAGAATATTACAAAATGCCAATATAGAACAAGTAAATCAGTCGTATCGAACAATTACAACAAGAACAAAAGaacagaaaacaataacaaaaaaattgaaaactctaACAAATGAAAGAAACCCCAGAAGGACAAGACCATTATTAAGGTATGCTGACGCAGAAGTATGCCAAGAaagcaacattttatttatggTACCCAGTGCTATGCATATCAGGCTAAAAACCCAATACACCAATCATTTAAGAACAATTTGTTAAAtaggaaacaaaaacaacatctatcaaacaaccaaaaagtgGTAGAAAAAGCCGGACGAAAAAATAATGGTTCTTAAATAGGAAAATCGCAGCTTTGGGCCGCCAGAATTTAGCcagcacatataatatttatgaaaactGCGAAGTGAAGAGCGAAGAAACCTACATATATGAGAACACTTTGCAAAAGCTTTAACTTAGAAAACTGATTTGGTGGCCCCTGCAAACGTTTAAATCTTGTAGGCATTGATATTAGAGACATTTAGCTTTTAGAATGAGCAGTGATATTATCTCGTTGACTGagtatacaatacatacaagcGATAGATGGGGAATGAATACTGAAGAAAATAGATGACCGATAAGCTGAGTAGAGCATGGAGAAATCTCCGAAGAGACAGTTAACCAATTGAAGGAGGCGAATGTCGCCGAAAGCTAAGCGTT is from Anastrepha ludens isolate Willacy chromosome 4, idAnaLude1.1, whole genome shotgun sequence and encodes:
- the LOC128860677 gene encoding protein phosphatase 1 regulatory subunit 3C → MISHSPPIFSHSPPVSFLSDYMNNHRYNDETNRASRYCRPQVITLASKAMANSAAAVFASHQLHQQHQQQQQQMQRVPITVTAGCLNGQEGRAHCGLPRTLSAPVIQMQPKSCLSRKFCLHRSAMANNSNDSRNSDAAGTETECVSCKCSEQSRCRKRVIFADDEGQPLTEVRVMSEPSNVPPLWSTKFLEQITQGLVSPHPADQWTVDFKQPASDYLSFRQKIDRDFVSLENVIVKDEESIVVGTVKVKNISFEKEVIVRVTWDDWKSQQDIFCTFARAYGPATFAHVVFDTFSFKITLPPSSKRLEFCICYRAKCQEYWDNREGKNYTITKRSPFYYNALSPYDKNTSRNTCRGHVTSALSEALANSKGNQAQNNWSQESGPYWQQKRVEEKYW